A single genomic interval of Carassius auratus strain Wakin chromosome 30, ASM336829v1, whole genome shotgun sequence harbors:
- the LOC113049577 gene encoding gap junction delta-2 protein-like has protein sequence MGEWTILERLLEAAVQQHSTMIGRILLTVVVIFRILIVGIVGEKVYEDEQIMFICNTLQPGCNQACYDKAFPISHIRYWVFQIILVCTPSLCFITYSVHQSAKHKDRSYTLLHGPYIDHGHGPSRKLRNINGILVHPESKDNHDCLDLKDIPNIPPGATYSKSAKIRQQEGISRFYVIQVVFRNVLEIGFLAGQYFLYGFNVPAMFECDRYPCVKEVECYVSRPTEKTVFLVFMFAVSGICVVLNLAELNHLGWRKIKTAIRGVQARRKSICEIRKKDVSHLSSVPNLGRTQSSESAYV, from the coding sequence GATCCTGCTGACAGTGGTGGTGATATTCCGGATCCTGATCGTGGGTATAGTGGGAGAGAAGGTGTACGAGGATGAACAGATTATGTTTATCTGTAACACGCTGCAACCAGGTTGCAACCAGGCCTGCTACGATAAAGCCTTCCCCATCTCCCATATCCGTTACTGGGTTTTCCAGATCATCTTGGTGTGTACACCCAGCCTCTGTTTTATCACTTACTCAGTGCACCAGTCTGCCAAGCACAAAGATCGCAGTTACACCCTCCTGCATGGCCCGTACATCGACCACGGGCATGGGCCGAGCCGCAAGCTCCGCAACATCAACGGTATCCTGGTTCACCCGGAAAGCAAAGACAACCATGACTGTCTAGATTTGAAAGACATTCCCAACATTCCGCCAGGGGCCACATACTCCAAAAGTGCCAAGATACGTCAGCAGGAGGGCATCTCCCGTTTCTATGTCATACAAGTGGTGTTCCGGAACGTTCTGGAAATCGGCTTTCTCGCTGGCCAGTACTTCCTGTATGGATTCAATGTTCCTGCCATGTTTGAGTGCGACCGCTACCCTTGCGTGAAGGAGGTCGAATGCTACGTGTCACGTCCCACGGAGAAGACAGTTTTCTTGGTGTTCATGTTCGCAGTTAGTGGGATCTGCGTGGTGCTAAATTTGGCTGAGCTCAACCATCTGGGCTGGCGGAAGATTAAGACGGCCATTCGTGGTGTCCAGGCTCGCAGGAAGTCCATTTGTGAGATCCGGAAAAAGGATGTGTCCCACCTTTCCTCTGTGCCCAACCTGGGCCGCACCCAGTCTAGCGAATCAGCCTATGTCTGA
- the LOC113049579 gene encoding NF-kappa-B inhibitor alpha-like — translation MEWTQDNHGESRRQNVRPAPSYAVEKRGAVDSVPEDWCDSGLDSLSGVGLGFEVPYSTYTEAEQMWTPGRSDVPPSDESDNTSTVDCVSIGGGERLDSAIGDSINEDAVVGCISDGIGTMMLGEPAGTDRLEVSNTEEGRQRRKELFDTANFLSEDGDTVLHLAIIHEQWGVVQCLLGEIVVDNTWTPYLNIQNDLGQTALHLAVIVDRSECVRALLWSGASAEIQERGGNTPLHLAVRELRTECVRELTSCSQTPPVHLNTTNYAGVSALHLAVHRGNCEIIKMLLEAGADVNQRDLGSGRSPLHWAIESQRSEVVELLLSAGALVNQRSYAGHTPFYCALYRPNKEVQALLRAHGATYTQDDEEEEEFRESEEEEFDDVIINGQRVL, via the exons ATGGAGTGGACGCAAGATAATCACGGTGAATCCCGGAGACAGAATGTACGGCCTGCACCGAGTTACGCTGTGGAGAAAAGGGGCGCCGTGGACTCTGTCCCGGAGGACTGGTGTGACAGTGGGCTAGACTCCTTAAGCGGGGTCGGACTCGGTTTTGAGGTTCCCTACAGCACGTACACCGAGGCCGAACAGATGTGGACACCTGGTCGGTCTGACGTCCCTCCGTCGGACGAGTCCGACAACACAAGTACCGTGGATTGTGTGTCGATTGGCGGCGGAGAGAGACTCGACTCTGCCATAGGGGACTCGATTAATGAGGATGCGGTGGTGGGGTGCATCTCCGACGGGATCGGCACCATGATGCTGGGCGAGCCTGCAGGTACAGACAGACTGGAGGTTTCAAACACTGAGGAGGGTCGGCAGCGAAGGAAAGAGCTCTTCGACACGGCCAACTTTCTGTCAGAGGACGGTGACAC GGTACTCCATTTGGCGATAATTCATGAGCAGTGGGGTGTTGTTCAGTGCCTGCTTGGAGAAATTGTGGTGGACAACACCTGGACTCCTTACCTGAACATCCAAAATGACCTGGGTCAG ACCGCTTTACATTTAGCAGTCATTGTAGACCGGAGTGAGTGTGTTCGGGCACTGTTGTGGAGTGGAGCCAGTGCGGAGATCCAAGAGAGGGGCGGAAACACACCTTTACACCTGGCTGTCCGAGAGCTTCGcacagagtgtgtgagagagctgACCAGCTGCTCACAGACCCCACCAGTGCACTTGAACACCACCAATTATGCAG GTGTGAGTGCACTGCACCTGGCTGTACATAGGGGCAATTGTGAGATCATCAAAATGCTGTTGGAGGCAGGAGCAGATGTAAATCAACGG GATTTGGGGTCAGGTCGGTCTCCGTTGCACTGGGCGATAGaaagtcagaggtcagaggtaGTGGAGTTATTATTGAGCGCTGGTGCATTGGTGAATCAGCGCTCATATGCAGGCCACACCCCATTCTACTGTGCCCTTTACCGACCCAACAAAGAGGTGCAAGCCCTACTTCGTGCCCATGGGGCCACATACACACAGGacgatgaagaagaggaggagtttCGAGAGAGTGAGGAG GAGGAGTTTGATGATGTCATCATAAATGGACAGCGAGTGCTGTAG
- the LOC113049578 gene encoding tripartite motif-containing protein 16-like, protein MAESDFLDYTCALCTYTQRDPVTIPCGDTFCLECIKIYWDHSDHLGVYSCPQCQTTFTPRPILRRNVPHVGNPEPRPPPRELNPFPYLKREALCDFCTGQRNKAVKSCLMCLAYYCETHIKPHYESATFKRHKLVDEMGHLDRKICPQHEKGLELFCRSDQMCICVLCTVREHRSHNIVSAEDERTEKQKVLVMTQTEVQHITQDRMKELQELRHNVDVLKGNAQRAQTDSDKIFSEMLQAVERWHAEIRQLIQANLQASMAQAQGYVERLEQEIMELQKRDAELRQILDTEDNIHFLQNFPTLSVAPEPMVPKVLINQEFSFSEITKTVSDMKEHLDDICKKELGNISKQVSDSSVYILIPRSGGRLNAPLRTDLPEPKTRLDFLKYSCKLTFDLNTAYKELVLSDGNRRVIRKRTTQFYPDHPERFDGFCQILCKEPLSGMQHYWEVEWNGEFSIAVAYKSISRKGKNSNSLLGYNNKSWSLLCSDSGYSAWHNKMDKDLLGAARASRIGVYLDYAGGSVSFYSVSETMELIHRFKAKFSEALYAGFGVGSSVTLCMLEKNYRTYHK, encoded by the exons ATGGCAGAATCTGACTTCCTCGACTACACCTGCGCCCTTTGCACATACACCCAGCGAGACCCTGTCACTATCCCGTGTGGAGACACTTTCTGCCTGGAGTGCATTAAGATCTACTGGGACCATTCTGACCACCTCGGTGTGTACAGTTGTCCGCAGTGCCAGACGACCTTCACTCCTCGGCCCATACTCAGACGTAACGTGCCCCACGTAGGGAACCCGGAGCCTCGGCCGCCCCCTCGTGAGCTCAACCCGTTTCCTTATCTTAAGCGCGAGGCGCTGTGTGATTTCTGTACGGGTCAGCGGAACAAAGCGGTGAAGTCATGTCTGATGTGTCTGGCTTATTACTGTGAGACTCACATCAAGCCACATTATGAATCGGCCACATTTAAACGACACAAACTGGTGGATGAGATGGGACACCTGGATCGGAAGATTTGCCCACAGCACGAAAAAGGCTTAGAGCTTTTCTGCCGCTCAGACCAGATGTGCATCTGTGTGCTGTGTACAGTTAGAGAACATCGCAGCCACAACATAGTCAGCGCAGAAGATGAACGCACAGAGAAACAG AAAGTCTTGGTGATGACTCAGACAGAGGTTCAGCACATTACCCAGGATCGGATGAAAGAACTTCAAGAACTCAGACACAATGTGGATGTTCTCAAG GGAAATGCACAGCGGGCTCAGACTGACAGTGATAAAATCTTCAGTGAGATGTTACAGGCGGTAGAGCGCTGGCATGCTGAGATAAGACAACTCATACAGGCTAACCTACAGGCTTCCATGGCTCAG GCACAGGGTTACGTAGAGAGACTTGAACAAGAGATCATGGAGCTTCAGAAGAGAGATGCTGAACTACGTCAAATACTTGATACAGAGGACAACATTCACTTCCTACAG AATTTCCCCACACTATCTGTTGCACCAGAGCCCATGGTGCCCAaagtgcttataaaccaagagtTTTCCTTTAGTGAAATCACCAAGACCGTCTCTGACATGAAAGAACACCTGGACGACATCTGCAAAAAAGAGCTGGGAAACATCTCCAAACAAG TGAGTGACTCCTCAGTCTATATCCTGATTCCAAGATCTGGAGGACGTTTGAATG CTCCGTTAAGAACTGACTTGCCAGAGCCTAAAACAAGACTGGATTTCCTGAAAT ATTCTTGTAAACTTACTTTTGATCTTAACACTGCCTATAAAGAGCTGGTCCTCTCAGACGGGAATCGCCGGGTGATCCGGAAAAGAACAACCCAGTTCTACCCAGATCACCCGGAGCGGTTTGATGGGTTTTGCCAGATCCTGTGCAAGGAGCCACTCAGTGGAATGCAGCATTACTGGGAGGTGGAGTGGAATGGTGAATTTTCCATTGCAGTTGCATACAAGAGCATTAGCCGCAAAGGAAAGAACTCCAACAGCCTTCTGGGATACAATAATAAATCTTGGAGCCTCCTATGCTCAGACTCAGGATACTCTGCCTGGCACAATAAGATGGATAAAGATCTGCTGGGTGCAGCTCGTGCTTCACGGATCGGTGTGTACCTGGATTACGCCGGAGGATCTGTGTCCTTTTACTCTGTGTCTGAGACAATGGAGCTCATCCACAGATTTAAAGCCAAGTTCTCAGAAGCACTGTATGCTGGGTTTGGCGTTGGATCATCTGTAACTCTGTGCATGCTGGAGAAGAACTACCGAACATACCACAAATAG